From a region of the Streptacidiphilus albus JL83 genome:
- the dpgA gene encoding 3,5-dihydroxyphenylacetyl-CoA synthase DpgA — protein MTEAQPRITSVGTAVPPHSYSQQDVLDVFGVEDPRISSLFLNSGIKTRHLVLPPQAPDGTRQLESQGQLLQKHRETGIEMGSRAVRACLDNEGASLADVRYLCCVTSTGLMTPGFSARVIKELGLSPTTSRLDVVGMGCNAGLNAFAAVAGWSAAHPGQLAVMVCIESCSSAYVFDRTMRTAVVNSLFGDGSAAISVRTGGSAPAGGPAGPLLLRAASTLVPDAIEAMRYDWDDDQGKFSFYLDQDVPYVVGAHAEEVVSRLLEGTGLRRSDIAHWLVHSGGRKVIDSVRVNLGLTAHDVRHTTGVLRDYGNLSSGSFLFSYQRLLEEGVTRPGDYGVLMTMGPGSTIETALVRW, from the coding sequence ATGACCGAAGCGCAGCCGAGGATCACCTCCGTCGGCACCGCTGTCCCACCCCACTCGTACAGCCAGCAGGACGTCCTCGACGTCTTCGGCGTCGAGGACCCGAGGATCAGCTCGCTGTTCCTCAACAGCGGGATCAAGACCCGCCACCTGGTCCTGCCGCCACAGGCGCCGGACGGCACCCGGCAGTTGGAGAGCCAGGGCCAACTGCTGCAGAAGCACCGGGAGACCGGCATCGAGATGGGCTCCCGCGCGGTGCGGGCCTGCCTCGACAACGAGGGGGCGAGCCTGGCGGACGTGCGCTACCTGTGCTGCGTCACCTCGACCGGGCTGATGACACCGGGCTTCAGCGCCCGGGTGATCAAGGAGCTCGGGCTCTCCCCGACCACCTCGCGCCTCGACGTGGTCGGGATGGGCTGCAACGCCGGCCTGAACGCCTTCGCGGCGGTCGCCGGCTGGTCCGCCGCCCACCCCGGGCAGCTCGCGGTGATGGTGTGCATCGAGTCCTGCTCGTCCGCCTACGTCTTCGACCGCACCATGCGCACCGCCGTCGTCAACAGCCTGTTCGGCGACGGCTCCGCGGCGATCAGCGTCCGCACCGGCGGGAGCGCCCCGGCGGGCGGGCCGGCCGGTCCGCTCCTGCTGCGGGCCGCCAGCACGCTGGTGCCCGACGCGATCGAGGCCATGCGCTACGACTGGGACGACGACCAGGGCAAGTTCAGCTTCTACCTGGACCAGGACGTGCCCTACGTGGTCGGGGCGCACGCCGAGGAGGTGGTCTCCAGGCTGCTGGAGGGCACCGGGCTGCGGCGCTCGGACATCGCCCACTGGCTGGTGCACTCCGGCGGGCGGAAGGTCATCGACTCGGTCCGGGTCAACCTGGGACTGACGGCGCACGACGTGCGCCACACCACCGGTGTGCTGCGGGACTACGGGAACCTGTCGAGCGGCTCGTTCCTGTTCTCGTACCAGCGGCTCCTGGAAGAGGGAGTCACCCGACCGGGTGACTACGGGGTCCTGATGACGATGGGCCCCGGTTCGACGATCGAAACGGCACTAGTGCGATGGTGA